The following nucleotide sequence is from Solea senegalensis isolate Sse05_10M linkage group LG19, IFAPA_SoseM_1, whole genome shotgun sequence.
ACGTGACTCtgattctctgtgttttctcctcagtgAGATCGACAGCAGACTCCAGGTGCTCAACTCCCTCTTGTCTCCGGAGACTCGGGACAGAACcgagaccaggaccaggagcaaACGCAACCGCCGCCAAGTCTCCCCGCCTCCGACgtcaaaggaggaggagcaagatgatggtgatgtcaTCATGGTGAATCCTGAAGCAGGCTCGTGTTCGTCTCCGTACAGCTCGTCCGTGCGGGAGATTCCTCTGAAGATCCGCTGCCGCACAGACGTCCACAAGATCGCCGTCCTGTCTGTACGTACAAACAACAAAGGTCATGAGGTTTCACCCTCTCATGAGCAGTTTCACCCTCTCATCATGGTCAGTCTgggtttatttaaatatttttgtcaGTTATTTAACCGTTTAAGAATCTCAGTCCTGAGAAGATGACATCACAGAccatgtcactcactcacactcactcactcagtgagTGGGCGTGTCTGTGATGAACGTTGTATCGTCCTTCAGTCGACGCCTGTGAGGGACGTGTTGTCCCAGCTGTCTGCTGTCCTTCATGTCCCCGAGCCCcgcctcctgctgctgaagGAGGAAGTGGAGCTGGCGACAGACGCCACAGTCGGTGAGATCGGCCTCGGCATCGCAGACATCGTAGGTCAGTCGTTTCACCGTCTACGAGAAACTGAACACacgattatttttattcattgatgaattcagtttgtgtcatttttcagcttcttaaatgtgaatgttttatatatataataataataatattatatcatttattgaatcctaactttgactcgACAAACACGTAAGAGGATGAAAATGTGACGTATAAACGCCCCAGGACGTCCATAAaaggagttgtgttttattcccatggtgcacctgcggcactgaTCTGTGCCTCGTGGTCACGGAGGAAAGAAAGCAGTGACGTGGTGTGGACCTCacgtttgttttttgattttggtGCAGAGTGTGTCGTCATGGCAGCCGAGGACAAAGTCAAAGGAACGGACGTGATCACCATTAAACTGCAGAGCAAAGACAGAGACTCTGCGCAGGAGTTTTCTCTCAACAGAGTTCGTAGTCCGTCTTCTTTTTGACGTCCGCGTCGCAGCGGAACACAAACTGATCACGTGACGTTGTCGTTTCAGGACGCGCCGCTGGCCTCTGTCTTCTCTCAGTATCTGTCCAGGGTTCCTCCCACCTCTCGCACCAAGGTCGCCTTCTACTTCGACGGCTCCAAAGTGACACGCAGACAGACGCCGGCCCAGCTGGACATGGAGGACGGAGACATCGTCGAAGTTTGGACTTAAAGCCTTCTGGATCCGTTTCCTGTCTTCCAAAAATGTTGTAGTTTAGTTATTAACTTTATTAAAGTCACTTTATGGTAAACTGAGTCCACACATCACAGCATGTTATCTTTTCACTGTCTTTGATCATGAGGAAGCGGCTCAGTCAGACGCACATGTGGCACTTTCTTATCTTCACACGCTTTAAGTAGATTAAAGTAGAAACATCAGCTGCTGTCTCGGATGTAGAGTTCAAACCTAAAGTAACAGCCGTTTGTGTATAGAGTTCTTTaaagagtaaaagtacaagtgtgtgtgtgcagaaaatggcactttttataatgttacttgacatttacattttaagttaagtaaaagtataaaaaaaaaaaagtgaggcgTTAGGATTGGGCcacggtggatcagtggtagggttgtaggttcaattcctggctcatGAGCTCATGTTGCAGCGTCTGAATGAAAAGTGACGTAaagaaatacagaccataatagttttatttaataaaagcaCAACACTGGGCAACTATGGACTGAAACCTGTTTTCACGTCACCGGCGTCCttcatccccacacacacacacaccggtcGTCACGTGACTCCTCCGATGGTAAAGTCATGTGAGCAACCGGAAGTTTACAGAGGATCCGTCATGGCGGCGGTGAAGAGGATTCGTCTGCCGTGAAGTGTGCACTCCAGAGACCGAGTCCCGCAGACCGAGACACCGCGTTCACTCCTCGGGGAAACGTCAGACGGCGTCGCGCCGGTATGAGCTCCGTGTAGCGGCCAGCGGTTTGGAGAGAAGACCGTGAGCCCTGACTCATCCTCCaggtaaacaacacaaacaaacatcaggCGGAActcgacaacaacaacaactatcGTTTCATAAAAACgtttgattttgttatttcttcACAAACTTTAATCTTTTACAATAAAAGTTCACGATATTATCGTCCATCACGAGATATAAAAGAAAGTCGATAATATGTCTCTCACGTGACATGTTACCGTCAACAACACAAAAGCTGCTGTGCCACAGTGGGCGGGATTAATCCAGGAGCTCACgattatttatcatcatcaatcataaaCCGACCTCTAAATGTCTGCGGACTCCGGTCCAGACGCCGTCCGATCCGGATCCATTTCCTTTGATCACTGATAAAGAGGAGCATTTATCTGACGCACGTGCCATAAATCCatacacttcctgtttgtgtttcaaagTATAAGTTGTCATGAGGGAAAACCGTTGGTCTAATTTAATGTCGTTAATTCTGTACGTCaatgtttccacatgtttccACATGTTCATACATTTTTGTGGAATTTATAGAAAAATATTTTACTCTAAAGCATAAAAAATTGTCCAGGTTTCACCAGAAATTtcaacaatgaaaacatgaataaaaacagtttagtttaatttaagttttaaactGTTAACTGTTTTTAGCAGCTTTAAGCAGCAGTAGATGCTATTCacatgagtgaat
It contains:
- the LOC122785153 gene encoding NFATC2-interacting protein, giving the protein MAAEDKVKGTDVITIKLQSKDRDSAQEFSLNRDAPLASVFSQYLSRVPPTSRTKVAFYFDGSKVTRRQTPAQLDMEDGDIVEVWT